A single region of the Raphanus sativus cultivar WK10039 chromosome 1, ASM80110v3, whole genome shotgun sequence genome encodes:
- the LOC130497636 gene encoding protein PLANT CADMIUM RESISTANCE 6-like gives MGRPDQTPSPRMHNNFNPVFHPQPAPEEKRMVEAEQKYPNNGGMVNQPTGVPNMARPAQPTYINPAVMGNQPYRVQMARPVIQPSNWTSGLFDCMNDGENG, from the coding sequence ATGGGTCGACCAGATCAAACTCCGAGTCCGAGAATGCACAACAACTTCAATCCGGTGTTTCATCCCCAACCTGCACCTGAAGAAAAGCGAATGGTCGAAGCCGAGCAGAAATATCCTAACAATGGTGGAATGGTTAACCAACCAACCGGAGTACCGAATATGGCCAGACCAGCTCAACCTACGTATATCAATCCCGCTGTAATGGGTAACCAACCTTATAGAGTACAAATGGCCCGACCGGTTATCCAACCATCAAACTGGACTTCAGGGCTTTTTGATTGCATGAACGATGGTGAAAATGGTTAG
- the LOC108858021 gene encoding protein PLANT CADMIUM RESISTANCE 6 — protein sequence MLYGLICCLFGIPCVYSCTFRAKIRSKFGLPDAPAPDWITHCFCEYCALCQEYRELKNRGLDPAIGWSGNVQRQRMGQQQEMMAPPMGQRMMG from the exons ATGTTGTACGGCTTGATATGTTGTCTGTTTGGGATACCATGTGTTTACTCATGCACATTCCGGGCCAAGATCCGAAGCAAATTCGGGTTACCGGATGCTCCAGCTCCAGATTGGATCACCCATTGCTTCTGTGAATATTGTGCACTTTGCCAAGAATATCGTGAGCTCAAGAACCGTGGCCTTGATCCTGCCATTG GATGGAGTGGGAATGTGCAAAGGCAGAGAATGGGACAGCAACAAGAGATGATGGCTCCTCCCATGGGTCAACGGATGATGGGTTGa
- the LOC130497640 gene encoding uncharacterized protein At1g43920, Chloroplastic-like, producing the protein MSSSSEINHGGEIRGFPVKCECGLRVKPYLSNTQENPGRPFYRCITKKDGHLFKWVEDAVCEEVEDAIPKIEIIGRKLTNTISEVDELKTLIKDLKEGVARSEMEIKKWKALMMFFDVSSMYVMYVDIVVVFEFAFDIVVVFQCTRYGNETFMFVS; encoded by the exons ATGAGTTCATCTTCAGAGATAAATCATGGGGGAGAAATTCGTGGATTCCCAGTGAAGTGTGAGTGTGGTTTACGCGTAAAGCCTTACCTATCGAATACACAAGAGAATCCAGGAAGACCTTTCTACCGTTGCATAACCAAAAAAGAT GGACATTTATTCAAGTGGGTTGAGGATGCTGTGTGTGAAGAGGTTGAAGATGCTATTCCAAAAATCGAAATCATTGGCAGGAAGCTTACTAATACCATAAGTGAGGTAGATGAGTTAAAGACTTTGATTAAAGATTTGAAAGAAGGTGTAGCAAGGAGCGAGATGGAAATAAAGAAGTGGAAAGCGTTGATGATGTT CTTTGATGTTTCTTCTATGTATGTCATGTATGTCGACATTGTTGTTGTCTTTGAGTTTGCATTTGACATTGTTGTTGTGTTTCAGTGCACTAGGTATGGTAATGAGACATTCATGTTTGTTTCATGA